ACAGAGAAGATGAAATCATTTAGGAGGCAAGCTTGTGGAAAAAGCCATATACATTATGTGCAATCAATACTTATAACAATTATAAAcaagatttaaataaattgaaaataaatttgcaaaTTTGTATATGGGTAAAGTTtgaatttcaatattattattccaATAATAAAGCTTATTGAAGTGAATATAAAGAACTAAACTTTATAAATCTGAATGATTAAAAATTGGATCGATGAACAACTTGAGAAAGGAAGTTATGTATGGACAATATAAACGATTTAGATGAAAATCATAAGATAGTGAAAATAAGAACAAAGAAGAAGGGGAGAGGGGGTATAGACACCCACCCGATAGTTGTCTTTGACAGATCTTGTCTCTCCTCAGTTATCCCTTTTTACGTAACACTGaaaggaataaataaaaataaacaattttagtcatttttccttctttatttcatttcacGAATTGTACACAATTGAAAGTATTCCTCAAACTAAGGAAACATCTTAACTAATTCAAGCATTTGCTCATAAAATAAATTCCGAAATTAAAAAATGCTGTATGTTGCAACAACTAAAAGAAAATTACCAATATATTAACTGTTATATATAACAACTGAGTTTAATGATTTTCCGGAACTTTTGTTATACCataaagtaaacaaatgaaatatgCTGATATTCATGCTATATTTTACATCTTTAAGAAAATGGGGATTTAATaggtttacataattatatacacTTTTAAATTTCCGTTTCTAAACATTCAACTCAGAATAAAGCTGGACTACACAatttcatcatttttgtacCTAAATGTTAATGAAAAATCTACATCAACGAACTAACTAAAGTAGgctatattataaataaatatattatacaattccTCGACAACCTGTCTCAGAagcaatataattattagtCGCGTgtaaacgcgactctacagctcagtATGTCTGTTGGttagtcggtcggtcggtcggttggtcggtaaacactaactcaaatttaagcacgcgactgcagccatgtacgTGGCCTTGTTTTGACATTATAAGAAAGAAACCACAATTTTACATCACAGTGAAAATTATTCTTTCAATTGTATTTGTCATACAGTGCTAATTTCTAAAAGAAAAGCTTCGTATTATAAAACtatatatttaaatactatCAATATACCAACAATAATGACCATCTGGTGGTAAAATATATGGTTATATGTTTCTCTACACTTGTTGATAAAACTGTTTACGACACATTCAATTTCAAAttgttatacattttgtttataataacatAACGGGTTATATAAATAAGTCACGGTGTCTAAATGCCATCttgttttaaagatttaaatttgttatctaAAGTAGTTTTTATGAAGATTTTCACCAGACTGTTAGTGGTGATGATTCGCTGTTGGTCTGGAATGAAATaaggaaagaaagaataaaGAACAGTGCATCCGCTTGTACTTACAACGGCTCTCTatacaatttattaatattcGTACAAATAGCCCTGTGCCTACATAGGTCAAAAAGTTTACTTCCATCACCAAACAGATGTGTAGATTGAATTCCTCTCCTTTTCTTACCTCTAAAGTGCACGTTAGATTATATATTATGAGAGTAAACAACAACATATCTgttaatttgaataatattcAAAGTGTTTGTAATCGTCATCCCGGTTGATGTTGTTTTTAGAAATCTCTTTCGCTGATCGTTTATTTAGTGTACATGAAACCAAACCGCTGCCGTAGTTGCTAGGACTGATACTTAAAGATCGGCATTGTTCAGTCTGCTCACATAAGGTAAGACACGTGAGCAAAGACCTAACAGGCAATGCTGAATGGATATACTCAGACACGAAGCTTATGTTGTCAAAGAAATGCATCACTCCCTTTAAGCCTGCAAAAGAAGAAATTATTAGAAGATTATTGTAGTCGTCAACAGGTGTGTTAAAGGTGCCATGGTAGATGTATCAGCAGTGATCTCAACTTGTATTATAATAGTCAGTAATAGCCATGTATGGCAGTAATTACAATTGTTGAAGAGAAACACTAATACATGTTAATGGTCTTATTAATATGCTTATACAACAACCATAAAGTATCCTATGTAACCATTATACTAATAAACTTACCTGTACACTGTAGTGGTCCTATTGTACTGGTACCattttccgaaaaatggcctGTGTCACCATGTCGTAACTGAATCACCGGTAGGGTAGACATATCTTCAATATATCCATCGTCATATCTCAAAACCTTATCATTTCTGTTACATTCACACATTTCACTTAAATCGCTACAGTCACCTTTTATAAgaattagtaaataaaatagTATCACAAAATTGTTATTGGCGTTTGGGCAAAATGCTTTATGTATTGCTTTAGACGTTCATCGGTAAATGCTGATCTGTGATAATCTTTTGTATAGTAGAATTACTTtgaataattttcaatttatgtgatttttagGTAGCGGCTTATACATAGACAG
This genomic stretch from Antedon mediterranea chromosome 11, ecAntMedi1.1, whole genome shotgun sequence harbors:
- the LOC140062782 gene encoding neurexin-4-like, with protein sequence MPLLIDPDVTNTGVDPFYVECEISDGIFTGTTIITPTSSLIEYVTGYESEGSFINNVTYEMSIQQIVTLMTSSTSCRQYMKYECFNSIGVPVSFWISRDGSKMYNWGSPIGFYGCACGYRGDCSDLSEMCECNRNDKVLRYDDGYIEDMSTLPVIQLRHGDTGHFSENGTSTIGPLQCTGLKGVMHFFDNISFVSEYIHSALPVRSLLTCLTLCEQTEQCRSLSISPSNYGSGLVSCTLNKRSAKEISKNNINRDDDYKHFEYYSN